The Deltaproteobacteria bacterium genomic interval CATTACAGAAGACTGTATTGCCTGCGGGGAATGCCTGGAAAGGTGCTCTTTTAAGGCCATTTATCAACAGGATGAGAAGTATATGATCGACCACGCCCGATGTGACGTGTGCGGCGATTGCTACACGATCTGTCCAACCGGCGCTGTTGAAATCGTGATCGATGCCCCACCGAAATAGAGCGTCCACTTTGGACGCTTGAAGCGAAGTGGCGCGTCTTCCTGTAGGATGAACGAATTCCGGGGGCCGGCGATTTTGTGGAAGAGGTGTTGGTGCATGTTTCCGAGCGGATGGATCGCCGATACCGTCTCCGGGGAAAATGGATTGTCCGTTGAAGGACAGAAATGCACAAAATCAACCCCGTCCCCTTTCCTAAACGTGTACGAGGTGAGGGCGTGAGCAGAAACCGCCGTTCCATCCGTTTGCGGGGATATGATTATTCGCAGGCAGGGGCGTATTTTGTGACCGTATGCGCGCAGAGACGGAAAGGCGTATTCGGCGATGTGGTGAACGGACAAATGGTCTTAGATGATTCAGGTCGGACTGTTATGAACCAATGGTTAAATACACCGGAGTTGCGACCCAATGTGGCGTTGGATGAATTCGTGGTAATGCCGACCCATATACATGGTATCGTGATTATTTCGGAACGTGGTAGGGGCGTATTGCAATACGCCCCTACGGGACCCCGGTCACCCTCGCAGACCATTGGCGCGATCCTGCGTGGATTTGAATCCGCCGCCACCAAACAGATCAATGAATTACATAACACCCCCGGCGCGAAAGTATGGCAACGTAATCATTACGAACACATCAATGAAAGGTGAATCAAAGGCGAGAAGACGAGAAGAGTGAATTCTTGGATCGTTTCGCGCGCTTTGACGACGCATTTCCTGATGGGAGAATTCCCAAAGCCCTGCATTCGTCTTGGCGTGGTCGATGGTCATGCTCACAATATTTCCCTTCTCATCCAAGTCGATGTAAAGGTTCTCGCTGACCTCTTTTGTTTCATGAACGGCCCTGTCCGTGAACTCCACATGCGCCGTATCCGTATCGGGAAAATACTTCACCTTCATGGGTAGTTACTCCCTGTGAGAGCGCGCGCTGGTTGATGAACCGGGAATCGTGAAAACCTCTATTTACAAGGCTCGAGGTTATTTTCCTGAAATTCATAGAGTCCGTCCTTGGCGTAGAGGTAGGGCATGGCCGTCTCCGTGCAGCGAACGAGATAGGTAAGATCATCCCATGAACGCACCACTACGCCCGTCATGCTGCGCAAGTCCTTGTACGGACTCCCGTACCACTTCACACAGTCCCCTTCCTTGAATCGGGCAGCGTGCATTTCAGCTCCCGGGGAGTCCTTTTGGCTGAGCTTCTTTTCCAAGTCCTCGATGACGGTCTGCTGCGACGCCAGCTTCACCTCGAGGTCGGCTACTTGTTTTTGGAGTAGGTTCTTTTCGATTTCCAATGCCTTGTAGCCTTGGAGCGTACGATCGATTTCCTGCTCGTGAAAGGCGCTCTTCTCGATCTGAATCGCCAGTTCCGAGTTGCCGGTCTGAAGCTCGAGCACCTTGTTTTGGGACTCCGCCAGCGCTTTGGTCAGACGCTGAACCTCCTCGTTGAGCTGCGCGTTTTCCTGCCGGAGCTTCTGCAGGTCCTTTTTCATGTTCAGCACTTCGCAGCCCGGAGAAACCAGCCACAGCAGCACCATGCCCGCCATCAGGCGGCCGAACAGCCTGTTCGCTTTCAAACGGGACTCCTTTCGGTCATGGTTTCGGATCATGCGCATCTCGAGAAGCCGCAACTTCGACACACGAGACATCCGCCTTCGTGCTCGACGACGCCGCCACAGTCGGGACAGGCGCCCATGGTGGTATCCCGATTAACCACCTCGGCCCCGGTGTACTTGCTGATGATTTGCCCTATGGCGTCCGAGCATGAAAGCACCGATTTCCCGTTGTCCCAGGATGGAGATGGACAACGGATCCCGTTCAGTTGCTTTGCAACGGATTTGATGTCTACACCCGAACGGAGGGCGAGGCTGATCAGGCGGCCCGCCATTTCCGTTTGAGAGGAGGCACAGCCGCCGGCTTTTCCCACCTGAGCGAACACTTCACAGTAGCCTTTGTCGTCTGAATTGATGGTGACGTAAAGGTTACCGCAACCCGTCCGGATTCGTTCGGTGACTCCGGTGGTCCTCACGGGTCTGGCGCGCGGGCCGATGATGGGGTGAACCTCCGTGGTTACAGCCGCTTCGGCCTCTTCGATCCGGGATTCTCTCAAGTTGAGCACCTGCTCGGCTCTGCTGCCGTATCGATATATGGTGATCCCTTTGCAACCGGAACGATAGGCCTGGAGGTAGGCTTCTTTCACTTCCTCGACAGAGGCCTCCCCATGGAAGTTGATCGTTTTTGAAACCGCATTGTCCGTGTGTTCCTGGAAGGCCGCCTGTATTTTGATGTGCCATTCCGGTGGGATGTCGTGCGCGGTGGGGAAAAGCCGTTTCACATCGTCCGGCACTCCTTCGAGGCGCCTAATGCTGCCCAGTGTCGAGATCAGCTCCATCAGAGACTCGGAATAGAATCCCCGCTCACGGGCGATTCTTTCGAATTCGGGATGTGTTTCTATCAGTTCCTGTCCGTCCAGGACCTTCGGAAAGTTGCCTCGGACACGACCCAGTTCCGCGGACGCGGCTTTGGATTCGGCCTGAATGAATTTCATGACGCTCCTGCCGACTTCCGCTGCTTCGTCGCTGTCATACGGCACGGCCAGCGTGATCAGCATATCCGCGAATCCCATGACCCCCAGGCCGATTTTGCGGTTCTTGAGCGTCAGTTCTTTGATGGGAGGAATCGGATACTTATTTACATCGATCACATTGTCCAGAAAATGCACCGCCTTGTGCACCACGTTTCTGAGCCTTTCGTGGTCGATTTCCCACACGGTTGCAGCTCCGTTTGATTTCTTGCGGACCATCCTGGACAGGTTGATGGACCCCAGATTACAGGATTCATACGGGAGGAGGGGCTGTTCGCCGCATGGGTTGGTGGATTCGATGTCTCCCAAATGGGGCGTGGGATTGCAACGGTTGATGGCGTCGAGGAAAATCAACCCAGGGTCGCCGTTTTGCCAGGCCGATTCCACGATCTGGTCGAAAAGAAGACGGGCCTTTACGTAACGTACCACCTCCCCGGTGCGTGGATTGACCAGGGGGAAGTCTTCGTTTTGTCCGACCGCCTCCATAAACCGGTCTGTCACAGCCACCGAGATATTGAAGTTGTTGAGCCTGGTGTCGCCTCGTTTGCATGATATGAACTCTTCGATGTCCGGATGATCCACTCGCAAAATGCCCATGTTGGCGCCACGCCGGGTTCCGCCCTGTTTGATGGCCTCGGTGGCTGCATCGAAAACGCCCATAAAGGAGACGGGCCCGCTGGACACCCCGTGAGTCGATAAGACGATGTCGTTCTTGGGTCGCAACCGAGAAAACGAAAAGCCCGTCCCTCCGCCTGTTTTGTGAATAATCGCCGTGTACTTCAATGCATCGAAGATGCTTTCCATGGAGTCTTCGATCGGAAGAACGAAACAGGCCGACAACTGCCCCATCTTCCGGCCGGCGTTCATCAGGGTGGGGGAATTGGGCAGAAATTCCAGCGACGCCATCATAGTGTAAAACGCGTTTGCGGTCTCCTCGACCGGGGCTTCGGGGTCATAGAGCCGATCCGCCTCGGCGACCGCTCGCGCCACGCGACGAAACATGATCTCCGGCGTTTCCACGGGCCGGCCGGCCTCGTCCTTCTTGAGGTACCGTTTGTTTAGAACAGTTCGGGCATTTTCTGTAAGGTTCAGTTCCGGGGTCTTGTCCATTCGAAATGCCTCTTATTTTCTTCCATTCTCCAAGTCGATGAGCCGTGCTTTCAGGTCCAGTCCGCCTCCAAATCCCACGAGGGATCCGTTCTTGCCGATGACCCGGTGACAGGGAATGACCAGGGGAAGCGGGTTGACGTGTAGCGCGCCTCCAACGGCCCGACCGGAGCGCGGGCGTCCGATCCGACCGGCGATTTCCCCGTAAGACCGGGTCTCTCCGTACGGTATGGCGGTGGTGGTTCGCCATACCTGTTTCTGGAACTCTGTTCAGTTCAAATCCAGTTCGAGGTCAAAGGTCCGCCGCGTTCCCTCGAAATACTCGAGTATCTGAATTCGGGCTTCCCGCAGTATAGTCGAAAGCTCGGACGGGGCGGTCTCGGAGGACGCCTCTGACATGGTCTTAGTCTGAACCGGCTCTTGTTCGGCTCGAAATACGATGTGACTCAAACCAACTTCCGTCGCCGTCAGGCCGATGGCGCCGAAAGGGGAGTCGAATACGATTGAGGTAGCATGCATGCCTGCTCCCTTTCAATGGAAAGTTTCGAGCATCCGATGGGATGCTCTTGAAAATGTTCCTGCTCTATTTTATATAGACAAAATAGAATAATAAACCGTTAATAGCGCCGCGAAGCTCCCCGGGCAGACTTATCGGACGGAAAAAACTCCCGGTAACCGATGCCCCGGTCATGGATCGAAAGGGAGCCGATCCCCTGCGTTGGCGGTCCACATCGCACAAGGATTCCATAGGTCGTGCTGACGGGCGGTCCGCGGTTGACTTTGCCGCCGGGGAATACATAGAATGGATGCAATTTCTTAACCTGAAAGCAGCAGGTCCCCCGGCGGGGCCATGTCTGTCGGTGGGGCTTTCTCAAAGAACCTGCCAAGTACCCTCTCATTCCATCTAATACGTTAAAGCAGGGGTCCGGTGCAACACGTCCGTTACAGTCGAAGGCATTGTGTTTTTTCATAGCAGACCCTTCAGCTTGAGGAAAGGAGGTGTGCGGGAAAACGTAAGCTTCGGGTCAGAACGCGACTTTCACAATTATTTAGGAGGAGCCAATGAAAAGGAGCATCTTTGTTGTGATGACGGTCGCCCTGTTTGCGGTGGCTTTCGTGTTCACGTGCGTCCCGTATGCCAGAGGGGAAGCGATCAAACTCACCTATTCGAATTTTTTTCCTCCCACCCATATTCAAAGCCAGTTGGCGGACGCGTGGTGTAAAGAGGTCGAGAAGCGCACCCACGGCGAGGTCAAGGTAGAGTACTACCCCGGCCAAACACTGACAAAGGCCCAACAATGTTACGACGGCGTTGTCAGCGGTCTGTCCGACATTGGTATGTCCGTGTTGGGCTACACGAAGGGACGCTTTCCCGTGATGGAGGTTTGCGATCTGCCGCTGGGATATCCCAACGGCCACGTGGCAACGGCCCTTGTGAATGCGGTATACGAGAAGTTCAGGCCAACGGAATTGTCGGATACCGTGGTCATGTATCTCACAGCCCACGGCCCCGGCATTCTCCATACGAAAGGCAAGGCCGTACGTAAGATGGAAGATATAAAAGGACTGAAGATCCGTTCCCACGGCACCAGCGCCAAGGTGGTCCAGGCTCTTGGAGGCACCCAGGTGGCCATGCCGATGCCGGAAACGTACCAATCCCTGCAAAAAGGGGTGGTGGATGGAGCGGTGTATCCCTTGGAGGCCAACAAAGGGTGGAAGTTGGGAGAAGTTATAGACTTCTGTACGAGGAATATCTCGTCATCCTACACCACCGCGTTCTTCGTGGTCATGAATAAGGACAAGTGGAACTCGCTTTCTCCCAAAATCCAGCAGACCATTCAGGAAATCAACACGGAATGGATTGCCAAACACGGCGAGGCATGGGATAACAGCGACGAGGAGGGGTTGGAGCTGCTGAAAAGCTTGAACCATGAGATGATCGAGCAGGATGCGGCCGAGGCCCAGCGGTGGCAGGAAGCCGTTCAGCCCGTTCTGAAAGAATACATAGATGCAATGAAGGAGAAAGGATTGCCCGGCGCTGAAGCCCTCACCTACGCGCAGGAAACCTTGAAAGAAATGAAATAGGGTTGTTTGAAATCCGCCTTACGCCTTTCGGAGCCTTCTGAAAGCGCAGCGATAACCGTCTCATCCGAACTTCAAGGGCCGGCGCCTATACCGGCCCGCGAACGCCCATATGCCGGAAGGAGAACACGGATCATGGAACGTTTTTTTCAACTGATACACCGTACGGTTGATGTGTTGAAGTGGATCGGTTCCGGATGTCTCGTGGGCATGATGCTGCTGACCTGTTTGGACGTGATCTTCCGGGCGTTCGGCCGTCCGATACTCGGAGCCGTGGAACTCGTCAGCTTGATGGCCACATCGGTTATCGCGTGCGCGATGCCCTACACCCACGCGGCGCAAGGGCACGTGGGCGTGGATCTCCTGGTGCGCAGACTCAAACCGCGGTCCCAGGCCGGAGTGGATGCGGTTACTTCCTTTCTCAGCTTGGGACTATTCCTGACAGTGGCATGGAGGATGTCTTTGTACGCAGGCGCTCTGCGGAGGTCCGGAGAGGTATCCATGACCCTCGAGCTTCCCAGTTATGTCCTGGTATACGGTATGTCGTTAGCCTTTGCCATTCTGGGTCTTGTCGTGCTGCAGTATTTCATCACATCCGTACAAAAGGCGTTCGGCAAATGAATCCGACGGTAGTAGGGCTGCTGGGAACGTTGGTGCTCGTGCTGGCATTTTTTTCGAGAATGCCGGTTGCTTATGTGATGACCCTGATCGGATTCGTGGGATTCAGTTATCTTCGGGGTGGCTCCGCCGGATTGGCGCTTCTATCGCGGGATTTTTACGACGTATACTCCTCTTACGGCCTGACGATCATTCCGTTGTTCATTCTGATGGGTCAGATCGCTTTTAATGCCGGAATCAGCCGAAAACTGTACGACGCGGCCTATAAGTTTCTGGGGAGCACCCGTGGCGGACTGGCCATGGCCACCATTGCCGCATGCACGGCTTTTGGCGCGGTATGTGGCTCTTCTCCGGCTACGGCGGCTACCATGGCGACGGTCGGGCTGCCCGAGATGAAACGATATCGGTACGGGGCCGAGCTGGCCACGGGTTCCGTAGCTTCCGGGGGCAGCCTTGGCATGCTCATGCCGCCCAGCATCGTGATGATTGTTTATGGAATTCTCACCGAGCAATCCGTGGGCAAGTTATTCGTAGCCGGGATACTGCCCGCCTTTTTTATAACCGTTCTGTTCATCATGACCATTTCGGTCTATTGCCGGTTCAACCCCGAGCAAGGACCGGCAGGAGAAACCTTCAGCTTTAGAGAAAAAATCCGTTCTCTATCCGAAATGAGTGAAACCCTGATCGTATTTCTGGTTGTTATGGGGGGGCTCTTTTGGGGGGTATTCACCCCAACGGAAGCAGGCGGAGTCGGTGCGTTCGGCGTACTCTTGCTGGCCTTGATCCGGGGGCAGATTACCTGGACGGGATTTGTGAAGTCGCTTTACGAGACCTTGCGGACCACGTGCATGGTGCTTCTGTTGATAGCCGGGGCGGTTATTTTCGGACATTTTCTGGCGGTGACTCGT includes:
- a CDS encoding DUF2283 domain-containing protein, translating into MKVKYFPDTDTAHVEFTDRAVHETKEVSENLYIDLDEKGNIVSMTIDHAKTNAGLWEFSHQEMRRQSARNDPRIHSSRLLAFDSPFIDVFVMITLPYFRAGGVM
- a CDS encoding adenosylcobalamin-dependent ribonucleoside-diphosphate reductase, with product MNLTENARTVLNKRYLKKDEAGRPVETPEIMFRRVARAVAEADRLYDPEAPVEETANAFYTMMASLEFLPNSPTLMNAGRKMGQLSACFVLPIEDSMESIFDALKYTAIIHKTGGGTGFSFSRLRPKNDIVLSTHGVSSGPVSFMGVFDAATEAIKQGGTRRGANMGILRVDHPDIEEFISCKRGDTRLNNFNISVAVTDRFMEAVGQNEDFPLVNPRTGEVVRYVKARLLFDQIVESAWQNGDPGLIFLDAINRCNPTPHLGDIESTNPCGEQPLLPYESCNLGSINLSRMVRKKSNGAATVWEIDHERLRNVVHKAVHFLDNVIDVNKYPIPPIKELTLKNRKIGLGVMGFADMLITLAVPYDSDEAAEVGRSVMKFIQAESKAASAELGRVRGNFPKVLDGQELIETHPEFERIARERGFYSESLMELISTLGSIRRLEGVPDDVKRLFPTAHDIPPEWHIKIQAAFQEHTDNAVSKTINFHGEASVEEVKEAYLQAYRSGCKGITIYRYGSRAEQVLNLRESRIEEAEAAVTTEVHPIIGPRARPVRTTGVTERIRTGCGNLYVTINSDDKGYCEVFAQVGKAGGCASSQTEMAGRLISLALRSGVDIKSVAKQLNGIRCPSPSWDNGKSVLSCSDAIGQIISKYTGAEVVNRDTTMGACPDCGGVVEHEGGCLVCRSCGFSRCA
- a CDS encoding MGMT family protein, encoding MPYGETRSYGEIAGRIGRPRSGRAVGGALHVNPLPLVIPCHRVIGKNGSLVGFGGGLDLKARLIDLENGRK
- a CDS encoding TRAP transporter substrate-binding protein, with the protein product MKRSIFVVMTVALFAVAFVFTCVPYARGEAIKLTYSNFFPPTHIQSQLADAWCKEVEKRTHGEVKVEYYPGQTLTKAQQCYDGVVSGLSDIGMSVLGYTKGRFPVMEVCDLPLGYPNGHVATALVNAVYEKFRPTELSDTVVMYLTAHGPGILHTKGKAVRKMEDIKGLKIRSHGTSAKVVQALGGTQVAMPMPETYQSLQKGVVDGAVYPLEANKGWKLGEVIDFCTRNISSSYTTAFFVVMNKDKWNSLSPKIQQTIQEINTEWIAKHGEAWDNSDEEGLELLKSLNHEMIEQDAAEAQRWQEAVQPVLKEYIDAMKEKGLPGAEALTYAQETLKEMK
- a CDS encoding TRAP transporter small permease yields the protein MERFFQLIHRTVDVLKWIGSGCLVGMMLLTCLDVIFRAFGRPILGAVELVSLMATSVIACAMPYTHAAQGHVGVDLLVRRLKPRSQAGVDAVTSFLSLGLFLTVAWRMSLYAGALRRSGEVSMTLELPSYVLVYGMSLAFAILGLVVLQYFITSVQKAFGK
- a CDS encoding TRAP transporter large permease is translated as MNPTVVGLLGTLVLVLAFFSRMPVAYVMTLIGFVGFSYLRGGSAGLALLSRDFYDVYSSYGLTIIPLFILMGQIAFNAGISRKLYDAAYKFLGSTRGGLAMATIAACTAFGAVCGSSPATAATMATVGLPEMKRYRYGAELATGSVASGGSLGMLMPPSIVMIVYGILTEQSVGKLFVAGILPAFFITVLFIMTISVYCRFNPEQGPAGETFSFREKIRSLSEMSETLIVFLVVMGGLFWGVFTPTEAGGVGAFGVLLLALIRGQITWTGFVKSLYETLRTTCMVLLLIAGAVIFGHFLAVTRIPFSIASWVGGLALPPFAIIGMIVLVYLIGGCFIDALALVMLTIPIFYPIVIDLGYDPIWFGVIIVLVTQMGVITPPVGINVYVVSGMDRETPLELIFKGSLPFLIALIVGTGVLIMLPKFVTWLPDLMY